A genomic region of Rhipicephalus sanguineus isolate Rsan-2018 chromosome 1, BIME_Rsan_1.4, whole genome shotgun sequence contains the following coding sequences:
- the LOC119394275 gene encoding defensin BmKDfsin4-like, whose protein sequence is MKMIIFTITLLIISDYVWPCDATGSTICSRAFMVIRKSFGCPFGSNECSKYCKEKKAQKGGYCTGRFKENCVCFRN, encoded by the exons ATGAAGATGATCATCTTTACCATTACCCTCCTAATAATTTCAG ACTACGTGTGGCCTTGCGACGCCACAGGTTCCACTATCTGCTCACGCGCTTTCATGGTCATCC GTAAAAGCTTCGGCTGCCCATTTGGGTCCAACGAATGTTCCAAGTACTGCAAGGAAAAGAAGGCCCAGAAAGGAGGATACTGCACTGGGAGATTCAAAGAAAACTGCGTCTGCTTTCGGAACTGA